A single region of the Bacteroides luhongzhouii genome encodes:
- a CDS encoding SusD/RagB family nutrient-binding outer membrane lipoprotein codes for MRKYLRNITVGAALLLLAGSCTDKFEEYNTNQYQIHDADPATLMKSMIETIVNIQQNDSQMQDQMVGQLGGYLCCSNTWSGTNFSTFNQSDAWNATPWNTPFEKIYGNFFQIQEATNSTGHYYAFACMIRAITMLRVADCYGPMPYSQVKKGNFYVSYDTQEQVYTNILSDLANAADVLYNYYVETNGNAPLGANDPVFDGNYSGWAKLANSMRLRVAMRISGAWPGIAQEAAEAAVTHKAGLIESNSDNAMLSCGTQSNPYQLAAVSWGDLRVNANIVDYMNAYDDPRMSKFFNKSTLAGKTDQYVGMRTGDADFKKADAAGFSTPAYTATSKLMVFCAAETAFLRAEGKLRGWNMGSKTAKAYYEDGINLSMEQYQASATEYLKIDEAPVVSHESDAVQNATATITNTVSVMWDDSEADNVNGKNFQRIITQKWIANYPLGLEAWAEYRRTGYPELYPCIDNLSDCDVSSQRGMRRLSFPYTEAQNNKANYTLGVLELGGADNEATELKWAKKN; via the coding sequence ATGAGAAAATATTTAAGAAATATCACAGTCGGTGCCGCTCTGTTGTTACTGGCAGGAAGTTGTACCGATAAATTTGAGGAGTATAATACGAATCAATACCAAATTCATGATGCTGACCCTGCTACTCTGATGAAGTCTATGATTGAAACAATTGTGAATATTCAGCAAAATGACTCTCAAATGCAAGACCAGATGGTGGGACAATTAGGTGGCTATTTATGCTGTTCTAACACATGGAGTGGTACAAACTTCAGCACATTCAATCAGAGTGATGCATGGAACGCTACGCCCTGGAACACTCCGTTTGAAAAAATATACGGAAACTTTTTCCAGATACAAGAAGCAACTAATTCTACCGGACATTATTATGCCTTTGCCTGTATGATACGCGCCATAACAATGCTTCGTGTTGCAGATTGCTATGGACCGATGCCTTACAGCCAAGTAAAGAAAGGGAATTTCTATGTATCTTATGATACTCAAGAACAAGTTTATACTAATATATTAAGTGATTTGGCCAATGCAGCTGATGTTTTATACAATTATTATGTAGAAACAAACGGTAACGCACCATTGGGAGCCAATGACCCCGTTTTCGATGGAAATTATTCCGGTTGGGCAAAACTGGCAAACTCAATGCGTTTACGTGTTGCAATGCGAATTAGTGGAGCATGGCCTGGCATTGCTCAAGAAGCGGCTGAAGCTGCAGTAACACATAAAGCAGGATTGATTGAAAGTAATTCGGATAATGCCATGCTTTCTTGTGGAACACAGAGTAATCCATATCAACTGGCAGCTGTAAGTTGGGGTGATTTACGTGTGAATGCAAATATTGTAGATTATATGAATGCATATGATGATCCACGTATGTCGAAGTTCTTTAACAAGTCTACCCTTGCCGGAAAGACAGATCAATATGTAGGTATGCGTACCGGAGATGCTGATTTTAAAAAGGCAGATGCAGCTGGGTTTTCTACTCCCGCATATACAGCAACGTCCAAATTAATGGTTTTCTGCGCTGCAGAAACAGCTTTTTTACGTGCAGAAGGAAAATTACGCGGTTGGAATATGGGGTCAAAAACAGCAAAAGCCTACTATGAAGATGGCATTAATCTATCTATGGAACAATATCAAGCTTCGGCTACTGAATACCTGAAGATAGATGAAGCGCCCGTCGTATCACATGAAAGTGACGCTGTACAAAATGCTACTGCAACAATTACCAATACTGTGAGTGTAATGTGGGATGACAGCGAGGCTGATAACGTAAATGGAAAAAATTTCCAACGTATTATCACTCAAAAATGGATTGCCAATTATCCACTGGGATTGGAAGCATGGGCTGAATACCGTCGTACAGGTTATCCGGAACTTTATCCTTGCATCGATAATCTATCTGATTGTGATGTAAGCAGCCAACGTGGTATGCGTCGTTTAAGCTTCCCTTATACAGAAGCACAAAATAATAAAGCTAATTATACCCTGGGAGTGCTAGAACTTGGCGGTGCTGATAATGAAGCTACTGAATTAAAGTGGGCTAAGAAGAACTAA
- a CDS encoding DUF4999 domain-containing protein, producing MRNIFQSLSIAALLGLFIPFISSCNDDDEVFNEWDATYVSLQRNDYLSGNVKKFNLTHDANGIGGDEIKMVFTVKTQKAVSTDMTIALSTKSETEGLDASQIILSSSQVTLKKGQMTSEEITATVDPAIFASIMEKTSFSFSVSISDVTTNEKNTVISSSLSTLPVIINKAAYCNLKSGTPSNSQLISNRTGWIINMEEGVEGASNNLIDGKTGTDVALNNKGFWFTVDLGESKVLTGIKTNHWASAYAPREVEILQSENGITWKSLSSLAISGGTQNITFISPITTRYLKYQIITISTNGRTDVTEFNVYEPKSE from the coding sequence ATGAGAAATATATTTCAATCACTATCAATAGCAGCTCTACTCGGCTTGTTTATTCCTTTCATTTCGTCCTGTAATGATGATGATGAAGTTTTTAACGAGTGGGATGCTACGTATGTGTCTTTACAGAGAAATGACTACTTATCAGGTAACGTAAAAAAGTTTAATCTGACTCATGATGCGAATGGAATCGGAGGAGATGAGATTAAAATGGTCTTTACTGTAAAAACACAGAAAGCTGTCTCCACAGATATGACTATCGCACTAAGTACCAAAAGCGAAACAGAAGGACTTGATGCAAGTCAGATCATCTTAAGTTCCTCACAGGTTACTCTCAAAAAAGGTCAGATGACTTCTGAAGAGATCACTGCAACAGTTGATCCGGCAATATTCGCCAGTATCATGGAAAAAACAAGTTTTTCTTTCAGTGTATCAATCAGTGATGTTACAACCAATGAAAAAAACACTGTTATTAGTAGTAGTTTAAGTACATTGCCTGTCATTATTAATAAAGCTGCCTACTGTAATCTTAAAAGTGGCACTCCTAGTAATAGTCAACTTATTAGTAATCGTACGGGATGGATTATTAATATGGAAGAAGGAGTAGAGGGCGCATCTAATAACTTAATTGATGGCAAAACTGGAACTGACGTTGCTCTTAATAATAAAGGATTTTGGTTTACTGTTGATTTAGGTGAATCTAAAGTTTTAACAGGTATCAAAACGAACCATTGGGCAAGTGCATATGCCCCTAGAGAAGTGGAAATATTGCAATCTGAAAATGGTATCACATGGAAATCATTGAGTTCATTAGCAATATCTGGTGGTACACAAAATATCACGTTCATCTCTCCTATTACTACGCGATATCTAAAATATCAGATTATCACTATCTCTACAAACGGTCGTACGGATGTTACAGAATTTAATGTTTACGAACCCAAAAGTGAATAA
- a CDS encoding RNA polymerase sigma-70 factor has protein sequence MPQSPIYLDINNNKSVITALKAGEEKVFDVVYRHYFRRLCAFCSQYVGEQEEIEEIVQETMMWLWENRCTLMEDLTLKTLLFTIVKNKALNRLSHFEIKRKVHQEIVDKYDSELNNPDFYLSDELFRLYEEALKKLPKEYLEAYEMNRNHHLTHKEIAEKLNVSPQTINYRIGQALKLLRVALKDYLPLFILIFGPNFFEQS, from the coding sequence ATGCCACAATCTCCGATATATTTGGATATTAATAATAATAAGTCCGTCATTACTGCCCTAAAAGCAGGAGAAGAAAAAGTTTTTGACGTCGTCTACAGACATTATTTCCGTAGGCTATGTGCTTTTTGTTCTCAGTACGTAGGTGAGCAGGAAGAAATAGAAGAGATTGTGCAGGAAACAATGATGTGGCTGTGGGAAAACCGTTGTACTCTGATGGAAGATTTGACACTCAAAACACTCCTTTTTACGATTGTCAAGAACAAAGCCCTCAACCGCCTTTCCCATTTTGAGATTAAACGAAAAGTACATCAGGAAATCGTTGATAAATATGATAGTGAACTCAATAACCCGGACTTCTATTTGAGTGATGAGCTTTTCCGGCTATATGAAGAAGCATTAAAAAAACTTCCGAAAGAATATCTCGAAGCCTACGAAATGAACCGTAATCACCATCTGACGCATAAAGAAATTGCTGAGAAACTGAATGTATCTCCACAAACGATTAATTACAGGATTGGACAAGCTTTAAAACTATTACGAGTAGCTTTAAAAGACTATCTACCTTTATTCATACTTATTTTCGGACCTAATTTTTTTGAACAATCATGA
- a CDS encoding YhcH/YjgK/YiaL family protein, translated as MKSNFVFSSSSLFIELFLFFFTENVCSQESADNWTLKQARQWTQKQEWANGLKAMPHKTTDYQEFASQYHKNKKVWDKTFQWLATHDLVNMPAGRYEVDGEHCYINVQDATTQDVSKRKIEAHRHGIDLQYVVKGTERFGITSAEYAEPITEYKPDVTFYKAKKIKYVDSTPDTFFMFFPKNFHQALVKAGKEPEEIRVIVAKIEYIP; from the coding sequence ATGAAATCAAACTTTGTATTTAGTAGTTCAAGCCTGTTTATCGAACTTTTTCTTTTCTTCTTCACAGAAAATGTATGTTCACAAGAATCCGCTGACAACTGGACTCTTAAACAAGCCCGTCAATGGACACAGAAGCAAGAATGGGCGAACGGACTGAAAGCAATGCCTCATAAGACAACCGATTATCAGGAATTTGCCTCACAATATCACAAGAACAAAAAAGTGTGGGACAAGACTTTCCAATGGCTGGCTACCCACGACCTCGTAAATATGCCTGCCGGACGATACGAAGTAGATGGTGAGCATTGCTACATCAATGTACAGGACGCAACAACACAAGATGTCAGTAAACGCAAAATTGAAGCACACCGCCACGGCATCGATCTGCAATATGTAGTAAAAGGCACCGAACGTTTCGGAATTACTTCAGCCGAATATGCGGAACCTATCACCGAATATAAACCGGATGTTACTTTCTACAAAGCCAAGAAAATAAAATATGTAGATTCCACCCCGGACACATTCTTCATGTTCTTCCCCAAAAACTTCCATCAGGCATTAGTAAAAGCCGGGAAAGAACCGGAAGAGATACGAGTAATCGTTGCTAAAATCGAATATATCCCTTAA
- a CDS encoding FecR family protein — translation MDETILLNYLRGECNDEEAARVETWCEEEPGNRKALEQLYYTLFLGERVVVMNTVDTEASLDKFKSAIREKEKKIKRKNISIRWRRYAIVAAAFLTGLVFAGGIAWGLLSNKLSDYEMITAAGQRAQTVLPDGSRVWLNASSKLVYHNSFWSSDRQIDLSGEAYFEVSHDKHAPFIVNSKQIKTCVLGTKFNVRAREEENRVVTTLLQGLVRVDSPRTEDNGYLLKPGQTLNVNTDTYQAELIEYNQPTDVLLWMKGKLEFKQHSLLEITNIMEKLYDIKFIYKDDALKSERFTGEFSTDSTADEILNVLMHTNHFSYKKDGRIVRMMKK, via the coding sequence ATGGATGAAACTATCTTGTTGAATTATCTGCGGGGTGAATGTAATGATGAAGAGGCTGCCCGGGTGGAAACTTGGTGCGAGGAAGAACCGGGAAACCGGAAAGCTTTGGAGCAACTTTATTATACTCTTTTTCTAGGTGAGCGTGTAGTGGTGATGAATACTGTAGATACAGAGGCGTCATTAGATAAATTTAAGTCGGCTATCAGAGAAAAGGAGAAAAAGATTAAACGGAAAAATATCTCAATCCGTTGGAGACGTTATGCTATTGTGGCTGCTGCTTTTCTTACCGGGCTTGTTTTTGCCGGTGGAATTGCTTGGGGATTACTTTCCAATAAACTTTCAGATTATGAGATGATAACTGCTGCCGGACAGAGGGCACAAACTGTATTGCCGGATGGTAGTAGGGTATGGCTGAATGCATCTTCTAAATTAGTTTATCATAATTCTTTCTGGAGTTCGGATCGCCAAATCGATTTGTCGGGTGAAGCTTATTTTGAGGTTTCCCATGATAAGCATGCTCCATTTATAGTAAACAGTAAACAAATCAAGACTTGTGTGCTTGGTACGAAATTTAATGTGCGTGCACGTGAAGAAGAGAATAGGGTAGTGACTACCTTGCTTCAAGGTCTGGTGCGGGTGGATTCTCCACGGACGGAAGATAATGGCTATTTGCTGAAACCGGGACAGACATTGAATGTGAATACGGATACTTATCAGGCAGAGTTGATTGAATATAACCAACCTACGGATGTACTCCTGTGGATGAAAGGTAAGTTGGAATTCAAACAACATTCTTTATTGGAAATAACCAATATTATGGAGAAATTGTATGATATTAAATTTATCTATAAGGATGATGCTTTGAAATCAGAACGGTTCACTGGTGAATTCTCTACTGATAGCACTGCTGATGAAATATTGAATGTTTTAATGCATACAAATCATTTTTCTTATAAGAAAGACGGACGGATTGTTCGGATGATGAAGAAATAA
- a CDS encoding DUF1735 and LamG domain-containing protein, whose amino-acid sequence MKRMNYIKTLCFSAVIAGLGSIVSCGDAKYDTLDTHAYIEEALSGTSQKVTVQATGESFTSLNVHLSNLSSTDNHYKLVTDQSVLDAYNHINGTGYIMLPEGYYTLPETITVKAGQYATDALSIVLKAFSQEMMKSGESYALPVKLVLQDGNISPMENTGTFVILAESIIEFSAPMFVGAPSLKANKYTESPETYSQYTIEVRFQVANTADRDRAVFKNGGDDTNFILLRFEDPQSDNENYKAHSLVQIVGRNRLYLNPSNSFKPNEWQHLALVCDGSNYRLYINGVDSGVLSIPTGATTFSDVNWFCLGDDPYSRWGNCKILMSEARIWSVVRSASQIQNNMTQVSPKSVGLEAYWRFNEGQGNVFEDATGKGHTLTTSATPTWIDGILSTDKATEWK is encoded by the coding sequence ATGAAACGTATGAATTATATAAAAACTTTATGCTTCTCCGCTGTTATAGCAGGATTAGGAAGTATCGTAAGTTGTGGAGATGCGAAATACGATACCTTAGATACACACGCTTATATTGAAGAAGCACTCTCAGGCACAAGTCAAAAAGTGACCGTACAGGCTACTGGAGAGAGTTTTACTAGCTTAAATGTTCACCTTAGTAATCTTTCTTCTACAGACAATCATTACAAATTGGTCACAGACCAATCAGTATTGGATGCTTATAACCATATTAATGGAACTGGATATATAATGTTGCCGGAAGGCTATTATACATTACCGGAAACTATTACAGTGAAAGCCGGGCAATATGCTACCGATGCTCTCTCTATTGTCCTAAAAGCTTTCAGCCAAGAGATGATGAAATCAGGAGAATCATACGCATTACCTGTTAAACTAGTATTACAGGATGGGAATATTTCACCAATGGAGAATACCGGAACCTTTGTTATTTTAGCAGAGAGTATTATTGAATTTTCAGCTCCAATGTTCGTTGGTGCTCCCAGTTTAAAAGCTAATAAATATACGGAATCCCCCGAAACATATTCACAATATACGATAGAGGTTCGTTTCCAGGTAGCTAATACAGCAGACCGTGACCGTGCAGTATTTAAAAACGGAGGAGATGATACAAACTTTATTCTTTTACGTTTTGAAGACCCTCAAAGTGATAATGAAAATTATAAAGCACATTCATTAGTACAGATTGTAGGGCGTAACCGACTTTATTTGAATCCAAGTAATTCTTTCAAACCAAATGAATGGCAACATCTGGCATTAGTTTGTGATGGTTCTAATTATCGGCTTTACATAAACGGAGTTGATTCGGGCGTATTGAGTATCCCAACAGGAGCCACAACCTTCTCAGATGTAAATTGGTTCTGTTTAGGTGATGATCCTTATAGTAGATGGGGAAATTGTAAAATTCTAATGAGTGAAGCACGTATTTGGTCAGTAGTTCGTTCCGCTTCTCAAATTCAGAATAACATGACTCAGGTTAGCCCAAAATCTGTGGGATTGGAAGCTTATTGGCGATTCAACGAAGGACAAGGTAATGTATTCGAAGATGCAACCGGCAAAGGGCATACTTTGACTACTTCTGCTACTCCTACCTGGATTGACGGTATTTTATCTACAGATAAAGCTACCGAATGGAAATAG
- a CDS encoding glycoside hydrolase family 18 translates to MKKIYLLYIVLISLATTSLIGCSDWTESEAKTFPESIVSDEYYAALRAYKQTDHQVAFGWFGGWSGEGSYMKSSLAGIPDSVDIVSIWGNWSNITEAQKKDLQFCQKVKGTRFTMCFIIRSVGDQITPQNIRDNWENMGFSSEKEAVNDFWGWPSDESNKEAIEASIRKYASAIADTVNKYGYDGFDIDYEPNFGNPGNIVDEDDRMFAFVDELGKYFGPKSGTGKLLVIDGEPQSIKGRPEVGLYFDYFIIQAYNDSSPGSDSKLDKRLITGGVAGAGLVQTYGSVMSEEQITKMTIMTENFEATDAAMNGGYDYTDRYGNKMKSLEGMARWQPSNGFRKGGAGTYHMEAEYGTSPEYKNIRRAIQIMNPSSHSLLKN, encoded by the coding sequence ATGAAGAAAATTTATTTATTATACATTGTACTCATATCATTAGCTACAACTTCATTGATCGGTTGTAGTGATTGGACGGAGTCGGAAGCAAAAACTTTTCCCGAATCGATTGTATCGGATGAATATTATGCAGCTTTGCGTGCTTATAAGCAAACAGATCATCAGGTAGCCTTTGGTTGGTTTGGTGGTTGGAGTGGTGAAGGTAGCTATATGAAAAGTTCCTTAGCTGGCATTCCGGATAGTGTAGATATTGTTTCTATTTGGGGAAATTGGTCAAACATTACAGAAGCTCAAAAAAAAGATCTGCAATTTTGCCAAAAAGTTAAAGGTACTCGTTTTACTATGTGTTTTATTATCAGAAGTGTAGGCGATCAAATTACTCCACAGAATATTCGTGATAATTGGGAAAATATGGGATTTTCATCCGAAAAAGAAGCTGTGAATGATTTTTGGGGATGGCCTTCCGATGAATCAAATAAGGAAGCAATAGAAGCATCCATTCGCAAATATGCAAGTGCCATTGCCGATACAGTAAACAAATATGGTTACGACGGCTTTGATATCGATTATGAGCCTAATTTCGGCAACCCCGGCAATATTGTAGACGAAGACGATAGAATGTTTGCATTCGTTGATGAACTAGGCAAATATTTCGGTCCAAAATCAGGAACAGGCAAATTATTAGTTATTGATGGTGAACCACAAAGCATAAAAGGCAGGCCCGAAGTTGGACTGTATTTCGACTATTTTATCATTCAAGCTTACAATGACAGTAGTCCCGGTAGTGATTCTAAACTCGACAAACGTCTTATCACAGGTGGCGTAGCGGGTGCAGGGCTTGTGCAGACTTATGGAAGTGTCATGTCAGAAGAGCAAATCACAAAGATGACCATCATGACTGAAAATTTCGAAGCTACTGATGCTGCTATGAATGGTGGATATGATTACACCGATCGTTATGGTAATAAAATGAAATCTCTCGAAGGTATGGCACGTTGGCAACCAAGTAATGGTTTTCGTAAAGGTGGTGCAGGAACCTATCATATGGAAGCAGAGTATGGAACCTCACCAGAATATAAAAATATACGCCGTGCTATTCAAATAATGAATCCCTCATCACATTCATTACTTAAAAATTAA
- a CDS encoding UvrD-helicase domain-containing protein: MSELLVYKASAGSGKTFTLAVEYIKLLILNPRAYRQILAVTFTNKATAEMKERILSQLYGIQIGDKDSEAYLNRIKEETGKTEQEIREAAGVALSYMLHDYSRFRVETIDSFFQSVMRNLARELELSPNLNIELNNTEVLSDAVDSMIEKLGPTSPVLAWLLDYINERIADDKRWNVSDEVKSFGRNIFDEGYIEKGEGLRQRLRNPDTIKEYRKQLKALETEILEQMKGFYDQFEGELDGHALTADDLKNGSRGIGSYFRKLNNGVLSNDIRNATVEKCLEDAKNWATKTSPRYADIINLANSSLIQILEDAEKLRSKNNLLLNSCRLSLQHLNKVQLLANIDEEVRQLNHDNNRFLLSDTNALLHQLVKDGDSSFVFEKIGTNIHNVMIDEFQDTSRMQWGNFKLLLLEGLSQGADSLIVGDVKQSIYRWRNGDWGILNSLNDHIEHFPIRVKTLATNRRSETNVIRFNNQLFTAAVNYLNGVYKQQLGKDCEDLQKAYADVMQESPRNTEKGYVKVSFLEPDEEHDYTEQTLISLGTEVENLLASGIQLNDIAILVRKNKNIPRIADYFDKELHYKVVSDEAFRLDASLAICMMLDALRFLSDENNKIARAQLVIAYQNEVLQKGLDWNTLLLLPAENYLPAAFLEKIKELRLMPLYELLEELFSIFEMNLIKDQDAYLFAFFDAVTDYLQSNSSELDGFIRYWDETLCSKTIPSGEVEGIRIFSIHKSKGLEFHTVLLPFCDWKLENETNNQLVWCTPQTAPFNTLDILPINYSTQMAESIYGNDYLQERLQLWVDNLNLLYVAFTRAGKNLIIWSRKSQKGTMSELLANALPMVAKEEGIDWEEDCYEQGQLCPSEEERRKTSTNKLTQKPEKLPIRMESMRHDIEFRQSNRSADFIQGIEEEDSDDRFINRGRMLHTLFSVIETAEDIDPAIERLIFEGVIRNDEKEKVAREVATKAFSSPEIQDWYSGKWTLFNECAIIYKEKGVLQTRRPDRVMMKDNQVVVVDFKFGKENPKYNKQVKGYMQLLTKMGYKNITGYLWYVDEEKIEKV; this comes from the coding sequence ATGAGTGAACTTCTAGTCTATAAAGCCTCCGCAGGTTCTGGTAAAACATTTACCCTAGCTGTGGAATACATCAAACTGTTAATTCTCAATCCCCGTGCCTACCGGCAAATTCTCGCTGTAACCTTTACCAATAAGGCAACTGCAGAAATGAAGGAACGTATTCTTAGTCAGCTTTACGGCATACAGATAGGCGATAAAGATTCGGAAGCCTATCTCAACCGTATCAAAGAAGAAACAGGAAAAACAGAGCAGGAGATACGGGAAGCGGCAGGCGTTGCCCTTAGCTATATGCTGCATGATTACAGTCGGTTCAGGGTAGAGACTATCGACTCATTTTTCCAATCTGTCATGCGTAACCTCGCACGAGAACTGGAACTTAGCCCGAACCTGAATATCGAGTTAAACAACACCGAAGTTCTTAGTGACGCAGTAGATAGCATGATCGAGAAACTAGGTCCCACTTCCCCTGTCCTCGCATGGTTATTAGACTATATCAACGAACGAATTGCCGATGATAAACGGTGGAACGTATCGGATGAAGTAAAAAGTTTCGGACGCAATATTTTCGATGAAGGTTATATTGAGAAAGGAGAAGGACTCCGGCAACGACTACGTAATCCGGACACCATCAAAGAATACCGCAAACAACTGAAAGCTCTGGAAACGGAAATACTGGAGCAAATGAAAGGATTCTATGACCAATTTGAAGGAGAGCTGGACGGTCATGCACTAACTGCCGATGATCTGAAAAATGGTTCACGAGGAATCGGTAGTTATTTCCGTAAACTTAATAATGGCGTTTTAAGCAATGATATCCGTAATGCCACAGTAGAGAAATGCTTGGAAGATGCCAAGAACTGGGCAACCAAGACTTCTCCCCGTTATGCGGATATCATCAATCTAGCCAATTCCAGCCTTATACAAATCCTGGAAGATGCTGAAAAGTTGCGTTCCAAAAATAATTTGTTACTGAATAGTTGCCGGTTATCCCTGCAACATCTCAATAAAGTGCAACTTCTCGCCAATATCGACGAAGAAGTACGTCAGTTGAACCACGACAACAATCGTTTCCTATTGTCAGACACGAACGCCCTGCTTCACCAACTGGTGAAAGACGGTGACTCCTCTTTCGTATTCGAAAAGATAGGGACGAATATCCATAATGTCATGATAGACGAGTTCCAGGATACCAGCCGAATGCAATGGGGCAACTTCAAACTGCTCTTACTTGAAGGGCTGTCTCAAGGAGCAGACAGTTTGATTGTAGGAGACGTCAAACAGTCCATTTATCGCTGGCGGAATGGTGACTGGGGAATTCTCAACAGCCTGAATGACCATATCGAACATTTTCCGATCCGCGTCAAGACATTGGCTACCAACCGGAGAAGCGAAACGAATGTCATCCGGTTTAACAACCAACTCTTCACGGCTGCTGTCAACTATCTGAACGGAGTGTATAAACAACAATTAGGCAAAGATTGTGAGGATTTGCAGAAAGCCTATGCCGACGTTATGCAGGAATCTCCCCGAAATACAGAAAAAGGATACGTCAAAGTCTCTTTTCTCGAACCCGACGAAGAACATGACTATACCGAGCAGACACTTATTAGTCTGGGAACAGAAGTGGAAAACCTCCTCGCCTCGGGAATACAGCTTAATGACATTGCCATCTTAGTACGAAAAAATAAAAATATTCCCCGTATCGCCGATTACTTCGATAAGGAATTACACTATAAAGTGGTATCAGACGAAGCCTTTCGCCTTGACGCCTCTCTTGCCATTTGCATGATGCTGGATGCCCTGCGATTTCTTTCCGACGAAAACAATAAAATAGCACGTGCCCAGCTGGTCATAGCCTACCAAAATGAGGTTTTACAAAAAGGGTTGGATTGGAATACTCTCCTACTCCTCCCCGCTGAGAATTATCTTCCCGCCGCTTTTCTTGAAAAGATAAAAGAATTAAGGTTAATGCCTCTCTATGAGCTATTAGAAGAGCTTTTCAGTATATTCGAGATGAATCTTATCAAAGACCAGGATGCCTACTTATTCGCATTCTTCGATGCTGTGACTGATTATCTGCAAAGTAACTCTTCCGAACTTGACGGATTTATCCGGTATTGGGACGAAACATTATGCAGTAAAACAATTCCAAGTGGAGAAGTAGAAGGTATCCGGATTTTCTCCATACACAAATCCAAAGGATTGGAATTCCATACCGTGCTCCTTCCTTTCTGCGACTGGAAACTGGAGAATGAGACCAATAACCAACTCGTATGGTGTACGCCACAAACAGCACCGTTCAATACATTGGATATTCTCCCGATCAACTATTCCACCCAAATGGCAGAATCTATTTATGGAAACGACTACCTGCAAGAGCGTCTCCAGCTTTGGGTAGATAACCTCAATCTATTATATGTAGCCTTTACCCGTGCAGGGAAAAACCTCATTATTTGGAGCAGAAAAAGTCAAAAAGGTACCATGTCCGAACTATTGGCAAACGCTCTCCCGATGGTGGCAAAAGAAGAAGGTATTGATTGGGAAGAAGACTGTTACGAACAAGGTCAATTATGTCCGTCGGAAGAAGAAAGAAGAAAAACATCTACCAATAAGCTGACCCAGAAACCGGAAAAGCTCCCTATCCGGATGGAATCCATGCGCCATGATATTGAGTTTCGTCAGTCCAACCGTTCAGCGGACTTCATCCAGGGAATTGAGGAAGAAGATTCGGACGACCGCTTTATCAACCGCGGGCGTATGTTACACACCCTGTTTTCTGTTATCGAAACAGCAGAAGATATAGATCCGGCTATCGAACGGCTCATTTTTGAAGGAGTTATCAGAAATGACGAAAAAGAAAAAGTGGCCCGTGAAGTTGCTACGAAAGCTTTTTCTTCTCCTGAAATTCAAGATTGGTATTCCGGAAAGTGGACATTGTTTAATGAGTGTGCCATTATTTATAAAGAAAAAGGAGTGCTGCAAACCCGTCGCCCGGACCGCGTAATGATGAAAGACAACCAGGTTGTTGTGGTTGATTTCAAATTTGGTAAGGAAAACCCTAAATATAATAAACAGGTAAAAGGCTACATGCAACTACTTACCAAGATGGGATATAAGAATATCACCGGTTACTTGTGGTATGTGGATGAAGAAAAAATAGAAAAAGTATGA